One Prunus dulcis chromosome 7, ALMONDv2, whole genome shotgun sequence DNA segment encodes these proteins:
- the LOC117633691 gene encoding glutamic acid-rich protein-like translates to MEDKIEHTGEERVEKEESHVVIKTKDAQPGDLKKEKAEVELELKTKSVVKEKPKHKKDEEKHIDKDEEKSKKKEKDITKKEKKKKNKSGKEKDEEEKESNGDKKKDKEEKKKKKEKNKDIIGSEDKENDREGEEKDKKKKNKKEKKEKGKDLDEGEEEIEGKDDYKHKEKDMDEKESKKEKKDKVKVKEDEEKRKDTDKKEEDADNVDEEKEENKKKKKKEKKGKEHESDDDGTEKKNDEEKVDDIKKEGKKKKDVEDKKKKHKGDDDEKGKKKDEEKDDDNKKEGRKQKDVEEKRKKHKGDDDEKEKKKDEEKDDDNKKEGKKQKDVEEKKKEHKGDDDEKEKKKDEEKDNESKKEGKKKKDKDDKKKKHKGDDDGNEKKKDEKIEEKIDKKERKEKHNNVEDEEKTKVEVTSREIEIEEHVKESEGEMEEQSQKDEVKEGKEKKDRDKKDKGEKKRKVDKKDKSKDVGKLKQKLEKINGKIEALRETKVDIMRQIKEAEGESLTLAEKPTDAAPAATDAA, encoded by the coding sequence ATGGAAGACAAAATTGAACATACAGGGGAAGAAAGGGTTGAAAAGGAAGAATCCCATGTAGTGATCAAGACCAAGGATGCACAACCAGGTGACTTAAAGAAGGAGAAGGCTGAGGTGGAACTTGAATTAAAGACCAAGTCAGTGGTAAAAGAGAagccaaaacataaaaaggaTGAGGAGAAACATATTGATAAAGATGAggagaaatcaaagaagaaggagaaagacATAaccaagaaggaaaagaagaaaaaaaataagagtggCAAAGAGAAGGAcgaggaagagaaagagagcaacgGGGATAAAAAGAAGGacaaggaagagaagaagaagaaaaaggagaagaacaAAGATATTATAGGCTcagaagataaagaaaatgatagagagggggaagaaaaagataaaaagaagaaaaataaaaaagagaagaaggaaaagggtAAAGATTTAGACGAAGGGGAAGAAGAGATTGAAGGCAAGGATGATTATAAACACAAAGAGAAAGATATGGATGAAAAAGAGtcgaagaaggaaaagaaggatAAGGTCAAGgtgaaagaagatgaagagaaaaggaaggaCACAGATAAAAAAGAGGAGGATGCGGATAATGTGgatgaggaaaaagaagagaataagaagaagaagaagaaagagaagaaagggaAGGAACATGAGAGTGATGATGATGgaacagagaagaaaaatgatgaGGAAAAGGTTGATGAcattaaaaaagaagggaagaagaagaaagatgtggaggacaaaaagaagaaacacaagggtgatgatgatgagaagGGGAAGAAAAAGGATGAGGAAAAAGACGatgacaacaaaaaagaagggagGAAGCAGAAAGATGTGGaggagaaaaggaagaaacacaagggtgatgatgatgagaaggagaagaaaaaggatgaGGAAAAAGACGatgacaacaaaaaagaagggaagaaGCAGAAAGATGtggaggagaaaaaaaaggaacacaagggtgatgatgatgagaaggagaagaaaaaggatgaggaaaaagacaatgaaagcaaaaaagaagggaagaagaagaaagacaaagatgataaaaagaagaaacacaagggtgatgatgatgggaacgagaagaagaaggacgAGAAAATAGAAGAGAAAATAGACAAGAAGGAGAGAAAGGAGAAACACAATAATGTAGAGGATGAGGAAAAGACCAAGGTTGAAGTTACTTCTAGGGAGATTGAAATAGAAGAACATGTCAAGGAATCAGAGGGTGAAATGGAGGAACAGAGCCAGAAAGATGAAGTAAAGGAAGgtaaagagaagaaagacaGAGATAAAAAGGACAAGGgcgagaagaaaagaaaagttgataaGAAGGACAAGTCCAAGGATGTTGGAAAGTTGAAACAGAAGCTAGAGAAGATTAATGGCAAAATAGAAGCCCTTCGTGAAACAAAGGTAGACATCATGAGGCAGATAAAAGAAGCTGAAGGTGAAAGTCTCACTCTTGCTGAGAAGCCCACAGATGCGGCACCGGCGGCTACTGATGCAGCATAA